One region of Syntrophobacter fumaroxidans MPOB genomic DNA includes:
- a CDS encoding FAD-dependent oxidoreductase: MGQQITRRDMIKGCLVAAAAGAMDSVSTTVRAAAPDPAAMDYDAVILGAGTAGLVAALEAYDQGIKPVVLEKMDLPAGNSIYAMGALCACGTRVQNREGVVESKDDLFADMMKISVDQADPALIRSYVEHIGEDVDWLEDTIGVRFRKLEKLPYPLLSRLHCVEGGSITGGGMLIRCLLAACRKRGIPILYHTKAVELITDKKIAVNGVRALTEDGLVDFKARGGVLIATGGFSANREMLCGYIGGVMSRLPLRGSPTVTGENITLTRPLFAKLVHMDQFHCGPIVSATHVNPEGALNSGYGIIVDLRGKRIVDEGSTYVAKARALPNLTPENKAYQLVDSNWTAVGKMADKFTGMNSPFFRDDTVAGLARKAGLPVEAVVAAVNGYNDALKKRKLKDLNPPCTRKDPHAMDKSPFYAFPFESGMTTTFGGPKINTNAQVVNLEDEPIKGLYAAGNAAGGLFFRDYVGGSQLGGATVFGRIAARHIAQACKKA; the protein is encoded by the coding sequence ATGGGTCAGCAGATTACTCGCCGGGATATGATCAAAGGGTGCCTCGTGGCCGCTGCCGCGGGCGCGATGGACTCGGTGTCGACAACTGTGCGGGCAGCCGCCCCGGACCCTGCCGCCATGGATTATGACGCCGTCATTTTGGGCGCCGGCACGGCCGGGCTGGTGGCCGCTCTAGAAGCCTACGACCAAGGCATTAAGCCCGTCGTTCTCGAAAAGATGGATTTGCCTGCCGGCAACTCCATTTACGCCATGGGTGCTCTGTGTGCTTGCGGCACCCGCGTTCAAAACCGGGAAGGCGTCGTTGAGAGCAAGGACGATCTTTTTGCCGACATGATGAAGATTTCTGTTGACCAGGCCGATCCGGCTTTGATTCGCTCCTACGTCGAACATATTGGCGAAGACGTTGACTGGTTGGAGGACACCATCGGAGTGAGGTTCCGCAAGCTGGAGAAGTTGCCCTACCCGCTGCTCAGCCGTCTTCACTGTGTCGAAGGCGGCTCGATTACGGGCGGTGGCATGTTGATCCGTTGTCTGCTTGCAGCCTGCAGGAAGCGCGGCATCCCCATTCTCTACCACACCAAGGCTGTTGAACTCATCACTGATAAGAAGATTGCGGTGAACGGCGTGCGCGCTTTGACCGAAGACGGTCTGGTCGATTTCAAGGCTCGCGGCGGTGTGTTGATCGCTACGGGCGGCTTCTCCGCCAACAGGGAAATGCTCTGCGGCTACATAGGCGGAGTCATGTCGCGATTGCCTTTGCGTGGCTCCCCGACTGTCACGGGCGAAAACATCACGCTCACCAGGCCCCTTTTTGCAAAATTGGTACACATGGACCAATTCCATTGTGGCCCGATCGTCTCGGCGACGCACGTAAACCCTGAAGGGGCGTTGAATAGCGGCTACGGCATCATCGTGGATTTGCGCGGCAAGCGCATCGTCGACGAAGGCAGTACCTATGTGGCCAAAGCACGTGCTTTGCCGAACTTGACTCCGGAAAACAAGGCCTACCAATTGGTCGACAGCAACTGGACCGCCGTCGGGAAGATGGCTGACAAGTTCACGGGCATGAATTCGCCATTCTTCCGGGACGACACCGTCGCGGGTCTGGCCAGGAAAGCGGGGTTGCCCGTAGAAGCCGTTGTGGCTGCCGTCAACGGTTACAACGACGCGTTGAAAAAGCGCAAGTTGAAGGATTTGAATCCGCCGTGCACCCGCAAGGACCCTCACGCGATGGACAAGAGTCCGTTCTACGCCTTCCCGTTTGAGAGCGGCATGACCACCACCTTCGGGGGACCTAAGATCAACACCAATGCTCAAGTGGTCAACCTGGAAGACGAGCCCATAAAGGGCCTTTACGCTGCGGGCAATGCCGCGGGTGGTTTATTCTTTCGGGACTACGTCGGCGGCAGCCAGTTGGGCGGCGCTACGGTCTTCGGCCGTATTGCCGCTCGTCACATTGCTCAAGCCTGCAAGAAGGCCTGA
- a CDS encoding type II toxin-antitoxin system RelE/ParE family toxin: protein MDILFRSKKFAKECNQQELLVKRHGAQRAKLIRRRLDELRAAANLEVMRALPQARCHELKGNRKGQLSVDLDHPYRLLFKPDQDPLPEKPEGGLDWGKVSSIEILGVEDTHG from the coding sequence ATGGATATCTTGTTTCGTAGTAAGAAATTTGCGAAAGAGTGTAACCAGCAGGAGCTTTTGGTCAAACGCCACGGGGCGCAGAGAGCCAAACTGATCCGAAGGAGGCTCGACGAACTGAGGGCTGCCGCAAACCTTGAGGTCATGCGGGCCCTCCCGCAGGCGCGTTGCCATGAACTGAAAGGCAATCGAAAAGGCCAACTTTCGGTTGACCTTGATCATCCCTACCGTCTTCTCTTCAAGCCGGATCAGGACCCATTGCCGGAGAAACCGGAAGGCGGACTCGACTGGGGTAAGGTGAGTTCAATTGAAATTCTCGGTGTGGAGGATACGCATGGGTAG
- a CDS encoding DEAD/DEAH box helicase family protein, translating to MTEKSCPFCSPDDHRVFYEGKLVFALWDGFPVAPGHALLVPKRHVATWFDATPEEREELLAATEVVRDHILSHFEPAGFNLGINIGTAAGQTVFHLHLHVIPRYHGDVEDPTGGVRNVIPAKANYLKRPVVEMDAIAKSAHRGITGPFLDLGRSEHLVSGGDDPLLPHLQTHLDVSERADMAVAFILESGIDLLEEHLQSLLDRGGRVRLLTGDYLGITDPIALSRLLDLCEGATGQFELRVFESRGVSFHPKAYIFYIDTVPGGGVAYVGSSNLSGQALAEGIEWNYRIVPAESHKGFRAVTAAFETLFCHARTRPVDHVWIRQYQESRRPPCINVPPSNQGEVILEEAQRNWGRLPVSVPAEIVPEDAKPSPEPHRIQREALEALARTRAEGNQAGLVVLATGLGKTWLAAFDSVRFGAGKVLFVAHREEILRQALKTFRRIRPFAALGLYNGTEKLPGADVLFASIQTLGRTNHLRSFDRNLFDYVVIDEFHHASARSYQKLIDHFQPAFLLGLTATPERTDGGDLLALCAENLVYRCDLVEGIRDGLLCPFRYFGVPDEVDYSNIPWRSGRFNEEALTRAVATKRRAVNALEQYRSRAGRRTLAFCCSQRHADFMADYFTNQGVRAASVHSGPQTAPRGGTLKRLTDGELDVIFAVDMFNEGVDLPNVDTVMMLRPTESRILWLQQFGRGLRVAEGKDYLRVIDYIGNHRSFLLKPRTLLGLGRGDNELSMALEAVQNGTFDLPPGCEVTYELEAVDVLRALIKMPPAHEALRFWYEDFKENNDRRPTAVEAFHEGYNPRSARKNYGSWFRFLAAMGDLSADERNVLENSRAGDFLDILETTPMSRSFKMLTLMAMLNEGQLPGQIKVERLVEGFAQLALRSATLRTDVGVDLQDRAALRRYLERNPIEAWTGGRGTKRKSFFSYRDGVFGATFTLEDAIRAAFHELAREIIDWRLAEYLQRPSLSNPVTSDILCRVSHASGRPILFLPDRKIHPRIPLGWTEVLVEGEPCEANFVKVAVNVLRRRDSAKNVLSEILRRWFGSDAGRPGTNFQVVFRESDGSLILEPIESERF from the coding sequence ATGACCGAGAAATCGTGTCCATTCTGTTCTCCCGATGATCATCGCGTGTTCTACGAGGGCAAGCTGGTATTTGCACTGTGGGATGGCTTCCCGGTTGCTCCGGGGCATGCGCTCCTCGTTCCCAAACGGCATGTGGCAACCTGGTTCGACGCAACCCCTGAAGAGCGGGAGGAACTCCTGGCTGCTACCGAGGTGGTTCGAGACCACATCCTCTCCCACTTCGAGCCGGCTGGCTTCAACCTGGGAATCAATATCGGCACGGCAGCCGGTCAAACCGTTTTCCATCTTCACCTGCATGTGATCCCAAGATACCACGGCGACGTTGAGGACCCCACCGGGGGTGTTCGCAATGTCATCCCGGCAAAGGCAAACTACCTGAAAAGACCCGTCGTGGAGATGGATGCCATTGCGAAGAGTGCTCACCGGGGGATAACCGGCCCGTTTCTCGACTTGGGTCGATCAGAGCATTTGGTTTCTGGTGGAGATGACCCATTGCTGCCTCATCTCCAGACCCACCTCGATGTCTCCGAACGTGCGGATATGGCCGTAGCTTTCATTCTCGAAAGCGGCATAGACCTTCTCGAGGAACACCTGCAGTCGCTTCTGGATCGCGGGGGGCGAGTTCGGCTTCTTACCGGGGACTACCTGGGAATCACCGACCCCATCGCGTTGTCCCGGCTCCTGGATCTGTGCGAAGGGGCTACAGGCCAATTCGAACTCCGGGTCTTCGAAAGTAGGGGTGTCAGCTTTCACCCCAAAGCCTATATTTTTTACATCGACACTGTACCAGGGGGTGGCGTTGCATATGTTGGGAGCTCCAACCTGAGCGGGCAGGCGCTTGCGGAGGGTATTGAATGGAACTACCGCATAGTCCCTGCCGAAAGTCACAAAGGATTCCGGGCGGTCACCGCCGCCTTCGAAACACTGTTTTGCCACGCACGAACCAGGCCCGTCGACCATGTGTGGATCCGACAATACCAGGAATCGCGAAGGCCGCCCTGCATCAACGTGCCGCCCTCGAACCAGGGCGAGGTCATTTTGGAAGAGGCCCAGAGGAACTGGGGAAGGCTCCCCGTTTCGGTGCCGGCTGAAATTGTCCCCGAGGATGCCAAACCTTCGCCTGAACCCCACAGAATTCAAAGGGAGGCTCTCGAAGCGCTGGCGAGGACCCGTGCCGAAGGCAACCAGGCCGGGCTCGTGGTCCTGGCGACTGGCCTTGGGAAAACGTGGCTCGCAGCCTTCGACAGCGTTCGGTTTGGTGCCGGGAAAGTGTTGTTTGTTGCCCATCGGGAGGAAATCCTTCGGCAGGCGCTGAAGACGTTCCGCCGGATTCGACCGTTTGCCGCCCTTGGGCTTTACAACGGCACGGAAAAGCTGCCTGGCGCGGATGTGCTTTTCGCCTCGATCCAGACGTTGGGGCGCACCAATCATCTCCGGTCTTTTGACCGTAATCTGTTCGACTACGTTGTGATCGACGAATTCCACCATGCCTCTGCCCGGAGCTATCAAAAGCTGATCGACCACTTTCAGCCGGCTTTCCTTCTTGGGCTTACCGCAACGCCGGAAAGGACTGACGGCGGGGACCTCCTGGCGCTCTGCGCAGAGAATCTCGTATACCGCTGCGATCTTGTTGAGGGAATCCGCGACGGGCTCCTCTGCCCTTTTCGGTACTTCGGTGTCCCGGATGAAGTGGACTACAGCAACATTCCGTGGCGTAGCGGTCGCTTTAACGAGGAAGCTCTGACCCGGGCCGTGGCCACCAAAAGGCGTGCCGTGAACGCCCTCGAGCAGTACCGGAGCCGTGCCGGCAGGCGCACCCTCGCCTTCTGCTGCTCCCAGCGTCACGCCGATTTCATGGCGGATTATTTCACCAATCAGGGGGTTCGGGCCGCTTCCGTTCACTCCGGACCGCAGACGGCGCCGAGAGGAGGTACCCTCAAGCGCCTTACCGACGGTGAACTCGATGTGATATTCGCTGTCGACATGTTCAATGAGGGTGTCGACCTCCCTAATGTGGACACCGTCATGATGCTCCGGCCAACGGAATCTCGAATCCTGTGGCTCCAGCAGTTCGGTCGCGGGCTTCGAGTTGCCGAGGGTAAGGACTACCTCCGTGTCATCGACTACATCGGCAATCACCGATCCTTTCTGCTCAAGCCCCGGACGCTGCTGGGTCTTGGGAGGGGTGACAATGAACTTTCGATGGCGCTGGAGGCAGTCCAAAATGGAACATTCGATCTTCCACCGGGATGCGAGGTCACCTATGAACTGGAAGCCGTAGACGTCCTGCGGGCGCTCATCAAGATGCCGCCGGCGCACGAAGCTCTGCGATTCTGGTATGAGGACTTTAAAGAGAACAACGACAGGCGGCCGACAGCTGTCGAGGCCTTTCACGAAGGCTACAACCCCCGCTCTGCCAGGAAGAACTATGGCTCTTGGTTTCGGTTTCTCGCTGCAATGGGCGATCTTTCGGCAGACGAACGCAATGTGTTGGAGAATTCTCGGGCAGGAGACTTCCTCGATATCCTGGAAACCACCCCCATGTCCAGGAGCTTCAAGATGCTCACGCTCATGGCCATGTTGAACGAGGGGCAGTTGCCCGGGCAAATCAAGGTTGAAAGGCTTGTGGAAGGCTTCGCACAGCTGGCCCTTCGCTCGGCGACACTCAGAACTGATGTCGGAGTGGACCTCCAGGACCGAGCAGCCCTTCGCCGATACCTGGAGAGGAATCCCATCGAGGCATGGACCGGAGGGAGGGGCACCAAGCGTAAGTCTTTCTTTTCCTACCGTGACGGAGTTTTCGGGGCCACTTTTACGTTAGAGGATGCTATTCGCGCCGCGTTTCATGAACTTGCACGGGAAATCATAGACTGGAGGCTGGCCGAATACCTCCAGCGACCTTCTCTGAGCAACCCCGTGACGAGCGATATCCTATGCAGGGTCAGTCACGCAAGTGGGCGGCCGATTCTGTTTCTTCCAGACAGAAAGATCCATCCACGCATTCCGCTCGGATGGACAGAAGTGCTTGTGGAAGGGGAGCCTTGTGAAGCCAACTTTGTCAAGGTTGCGGTCAATGTGTTACGTCGAAGAGACTCGGCAAAAAACGTCCTTTCAGAGATACTGAGGCGATGGTTTGGTTCCGACGCTGGTCGCCCCGGCACCAATTTTCAAGTCGTGTTCCGAGAGTCGGATGGAAGCCTGATTCTTGAACCCATCGAGTCGGAGCGCTTTTGA
- a CDS encoding cytochrome c3 family protein, whose protein sequence is MMKKSLLASVLFVAGFALATSVVAGNNLADRHAQNGLECAQCHVEEVPSKAPKMDMCLKCHGDSYEELGKASAGKKPNPHYTHVGDKECAVCHKGHKEPEFFCNDCHKFKVQVP, encoded by the coding sequence ATGATGAAAAAGTCGCTCTTAGCCTCTGTTTTGTTTGTTGCGGGCTTTGCGCTGGCCACGAGCGTTGTGGCCGGCAACAACCTCGCTGACCGTCATGCTCAAAACGGTTTGGAGTGCGCCCAATGCCATGTTGAAGAGGTGCCCTCCAAGGCTCCGAAAATGGATATGTGCCTGAAGTGCCACGGCGACTCTTACGAAGAGCTTGGCAAGGCCTCTGCGGGGAAAAAGCCCAATCCCCATTATACGCACGTGGGCGACAAGGAATGCGCGGTGTGCCACAAGGGCCACAAGGAGCCGGAATTCTTTTGCAATGATTGCCACAAGTTCAAGGTGCAAGTGCCCTGA
- a CDS encoding B12-binding domain-containing radical SAM protein, giving the protein MADILLIQPPIRDFYLTAKRTIPYGLASVAAVLMREGFSVEILDCLATRKSKSIDFPVEMEYLKAWYGKPDISPFGLFHRYRHYGLSFGKIAEAVRRAKPFLVGISSLFTAYCGEALRTAETVRNAAPGCTIVMGGHHPTELYESVMECGAVDFVLRGEGEASLPLLARAVRAGSGIEHVPGIVYRAAEGGLRAADPAVMDDLDRYPLPAQGLIDGKFYRRGARGAAVVTASRGCPLRCSYCSIGGAEWLKYRRRSVDSVLREIEVAVNEYGAGFIDFEDENLSLRKPWFMELLDGITGRFGAGRLELRAMNGLFPPSLDEEMVSAMKEAGFTALNLSLGSACPEQARRFGRPDVRDGFERALAWAEQVGLNAVGYVIVGAPGQSAADSVDDLLYLAERPVVAGVSVYYPAPGSADFARCARSGLLPGKFSLMRSTALPVSDTTTRDESATLLRLGRILNFMKLLEEAGRAVVAGNREERREAGARAGRGRTGESFRAQADRCSAGAAADVMAERSRGAMSAQANPCVNGSDLEEREDRHGAGATARSARDASRSETAAVGALPAEPVDRIEVGKDLLRAFLAEGKILGMTPAGEIYEHRVSKRLCERFLAGVSRIGAGRVSLDRPKNRMV; this is encoded by the coding sequence ATGGCGGACATCCTCCTCATCCAGCCCCCCATCAGGGATTTCTATCTCACCGCGAAAAGGACCATCCCATATGGGCTGGCTTCGGTGGCGGCGGTGCTCATGCGGGAGGGTTTTTCCGTGGAAATCCTCGACTGCCTCGCCACCCGCAAGTCGAAGTCCATCGACTTTCCCGTCGAAATGGAATACCTGAAAGCCTGGTACGGCAAGCCGGACATTTCTCCTTTCGGGTTGTTTCACCGCTACCGGCACTACGGGCTGAGCTTCGGGAAGATCGCGGAGGCGGTGCGGAGGGCGAAGCCTTTCCTGGTGGGCATTTCATCGCTTTTCACCGCTTACTGCGGGGAGGCCCTGCGGACGGCCGAAACGGTGCGGAACGCCGCCCCCGGTTGCACCATCGTGATGGGGGGCCATCACCCGACGGAACTGTACGAATCCGTTATGGAATGCGGCGCGGTGGACTTCGTGCTCCGGGGCGAGGGCGAGGCGTCGCTGCCGCTGCTGGCGCGGGCGGTGCGGGCGGGGAGCGGGATAGAGCATGTGCCCGGCATCGTGTACCGCGCCGCCGAGGGCGGATTGCGCGCGGCGGACCCGGCCGTGATGGACGATCTGGACCGCTATCCCCTGCCGGCGCAGGGATTGATCGACGGGAAGTTCTACCGCAGGGGGGCAAGGGGCGCGGCCGTGGTGACGGCGAGCCGGGGCTGTCCGCTCCGTTGCTCGTACTGCTCCATCGGCGGGGCCGAATGGCTCAAGTACCGGCGGAGGAGCGTGGATTCCGTTCTGCGCGAAATCGAGGTTGCGGTGAACGAATACGGGGCCGGGTTCATCGATTTCGAGGACGAGAACCTCTCGCTGCGCAAGCCGTGGTTCATGGAACTGCTCGATGGGATCACAGGCCGGTTCGGGGCGGGGCGGCTCGAGCTGCGGGCCATGAACGGCCTGTTTCCGCCGTCGCTCGACGAGGAGATGGTGAGCGCCATGAAGGAGGCGGGGTTCACGGCGCTGAACCTCTCGCTGGGGTCGGCCTGCCCTGAGCAGGCCCGGCGGTTCGGGAGGCCGGACGTGCGGGACGGGTTCGAACGGGCGCTGGCCTGGGCGGAGCAGGTCGGGCTGAACGCCGTGGGTTACGTCATCGTGGGCGCGCCGGGGCAGAGCGCCGCCGACTCCGTGGACGATTTGCTCTACCTGGCGGAACGCCCGGTCGTCGCAGGAGTCTCCGTCTACTACCCGGCGCCGGGCAGCGCGGACTTTGCGCGTTGCGCGCGCTCTGGGCTCCTGCCCGGGAAGTTCTCGCTCATGCGATCGACCGCCCTCCCCGTTTCCGACACGACCACGCGGGACGAATCGGCGACATTGCTCCGCCTGGGGCGGATTCTGAACTTCATGAAGTTGCTGGAGGAGGCGGGGCGTGCCGTGGTGGCGGGCAATCGGGAGGAGCGACGCGAGGCCGGGGCACGGGCGGGTCGCGGGCGAACCGGGGAGTCATTCCGCGCTCAGGCGGACCGGTGCTCGGCCGGCGCCGCGGCGGACGTCATGGCGGAGCGGAGCCGGGGAGCGATGTCTGCCCAAGCGAACCCGTGCGTGAACGGTTCGGACTTGGAGGAGCGGGAGGATCGGCACGGCGCTGGGGCAACGGCCCGCAGCGCGCGGGATGCATCCCGCTCGGAAACAGCCGCCGTGGGAGCATTGCCCGCCGAGCCCGTCGACCGCATCGAGGTCGGGAAGGACTTGCTCCGTGCCTTCCTGGCGGAGGGCAAAATCCTCGGCATGACGCCCGCCGGGGAGATTTACGAGCACAGGGTGTCAAAACGCCTTTGCGAGAGATTCCTGGCGGGTGTGTCGAGGATCGGGGCGGGGAGGGTTTCCCTTGACCGCCCGAAAAACCGCATGGTATAA
- a CDS encoding SprT family zinc-dependent metalloprotease: protein MSETSCNAAKGCLMSESGERLELPPPLRSLLEPMRRWLHLWGLPGLDQHISIGFSARLRRALARCYPRRRRVILAASLQEASPLLEEVLCHECAHLAAYELYGDACKPHGPEWARLMESAGFTPRRRVVLSKSEIIPGKGRRQYVYIHSCPVCQTQRTARRAVGTWRCPCCTELGLDGLLEISKRLVRDEGES, encoded by the coding sequence ATGAGTGAAACATCCTGCAACGCAGCAAAAGGGTGCTTGATGTCTGAATCCGGCGAAAGACTTGAATTGCCCCCGCCACTTCGCTCTCTTCTGGAGCCCATGAGACGATGGCTCCACCTTTGGGGACTACCGGGGCTCGACCAGCATATTTCAATAGGTTTCAGTGCACGGCTTCGGCGTGCGCTCGCTCGATGCTATCCGAGGCGGCGCCGGGTCATTCTCGCCGCGAGCTTGCAGGAGGCCTCTCCTCTTCTGGAAGAGGTTCTCTGCCACGAGTGTGCTCATCTAGCGGCATACGAACTCTACGGCGACGCCTGCAAACCGCACGGTCCTGAGTGGGCCCGGCTCATGGAATCGGCAGGCTTCACACCACGTAGGCGCGTAGTGCTCAGCAAATCAGAAATTATCCCGGGAAAGGGCCGTCGCCAATATGTTTACATCCATTCCTGCCCGGTTTGTCAAACCCAGCGTACAGCCCGCCGTGCAGTCGGCACATGGCGATGCCCTTGCTGCACGGAATTGGGACTCGATGGTCTGCTTGAGATTTCAAAACGCTTGGTACGTGATGAGGGTGAATCATGA
- a CDS encoding GNAT family N-acetyltransferase, whose amino-acid sequence MSSIPTDSYPAQYESRLTLKNGRQVLLRPIRHTDGPLLVDLFNKISPDSIYFRFLRPLQSLPEAMVHRFTHVDYRTEFALVAAVEEDGKDAVIAVGRYGYNPDDEHTDFAIAVRDDWQRLGLGRALLRRVLEIGSEHGIRRFWSLIDVRNENMRRMLAELGYEVRYSLRDGLFHTEILV is encoded by the coding sequence ATGTCGAGCATTCCGACCGATAGCTATCCCGCTCAATATGAGAGCCGACTCACGCTCAAGAACGGGAGGCAGGTGCTTCTCAGGCCCATTCGTCACACGGACGGGCCGCTTCTCGTCGACCTGTTCAACAAGATTTCTCCGGATTCCATCTACTTTCGTTTCCTGCGGCCCCTGCAATCCCTGCCCGAAGCCATGGTTCATCGATTCACGCACGTCGATTACAGGACCGAATTCGCCCTTGTGGCCGCCGTCGAAGAGGACGGGAAAGATGCCGTCATTGCCGTGGGGCGTTACGGTTACAATCCCGATGACGAGCATACGGACTTCGCCATTGCGGTCCGTGACGACTGGCAGCGCCTGGGGCTCGGCAGGGCTTTGCTGAGACGAGTCCTCGAGATCGGGAGCGAGCACGGCATTCGCCGTTTCTGGAGCCTCATAGACGTCCGGAACGAGAACATGCGACGCATGCTTGCGGAACTTGGCTATGAAGTGAGGTATTCGCTGCGCGACGGCTTGTTTCACACGGAGATTCTCGTGTGA
- a CDS encoding helix-turn-helix domain-containing protein, whose product MGRTIQNEYVPDYVSPPGETLIETLEALGMSQAALAERTGRAKKTINEIVKGKAPITPKISLELENVLGVPAEFWNSRESQYREYLARKDEQERFEKHLKWLDLIPVRTMVKFGWIREFKDKVQQLRELLRFFQISSPDQWEKYARSYTDQVVFRKSEAFETNRSAVVAWLRRGEIQAKNVECAPYDQSKFREVLRLIRGLTNESPEIFCSKMVDYASAAGVAVVFVQELPKTRISAATRWLTPSKALIQLSLLYKRNDHFWFSFFHEAGHVLLHGKKDFFINNPKNYEETGAGQEKKEMEANTFAATSLIPAAAFKALTRSGAPSRDTVLQFASELGIAPGIIVGRLQREGIIPWSHYNDLKVSFRWAGS is encoded by the coding sequence ATGGGTAGAACAATCCAAAATGAATACGTTCCGGATTACGTTTCCCCCCCCGGCGAGACCCTGATTGAGACCCTGGAGGCCCTTGGAATGTCACAGGCCGCTCTCGCGGAGCGAACAGGGCGGGCAAAGAAGACGATCAATGAAATCGTCAAAGGCAAAGCGCCCATCACTCCGAAAATATCACTGGAACTGGAGAACGTTCTGGGAGTTCCCGCGGAATTCTGGAACAGCCGTGAAAGCCAATACAGGGAATATCTTGCCCGGAAGGATGAGCAAGAGCGGTTCGAGAAGCATCTCAAATGGCTCGATCTGATCCCGGTCCGCACGATGGTCAAATTCGGATGGATACGGGAGTTCAAAGACAAGGTTCAGCAACTCAGGGAACTCCTGAGATTCTTCCAGATAAGTTCGCCGGATCAGTGGGAGAAGTACGCAAGATCCTATACGGATCAGGTCGTTTTTAGAAAGTCCGAGGCTTTTGAGACCAACCGATCGGCTGTGGTCGCGTGGCTGAGAAGAGGGGAAATACAGGCCAAGAATGTCGAATGCGCTCCGTATGACCAGAGCAAGTTCCGGGAGGTTCTGCGTTTGATTCGTGGCCTGACCAATGAATCGCCGGAAATCTTCTGTTCAAAAATGGTTGATTATGCATCTGCGGCCGGCGTCGCCGTTGTCTTTGTGCAGGAACTGCCGAAAACCCGCATCAGTGCGGCGACTCGCTGGCTGACTCCTTCAAAGGCCTTAATACAACTGAGCCTGCTGTACAAACGCAATGATCACTTCTGGTTTTCTTTCTTTCATGAAGCGGGGCACGTTCTTTTGCATGGAAAGAAAGACTTTTTCATAAACAACCCCAAGAACTACGAGGAAACGGGAGCTGGCCAGGAGAAGAAAGAAATGGAGGCTAACACTTTCGCCGCCACATCTTTGATTCCTGCGGCCGCTTTCAAAGCTCTGACGAGATCAGGGGCGCCATCCAGAGATACTGTGCTGCAATTCGCGTCGGAACTCGGGATCGCTCCGGGAATAATTGTGGGACGCCTTCAACGCGAGGGTATCATACCCTGGAGTCATTACAACGATCTCAAGGTCAGTTTTCGATGGGCTGGAAGCTAA